The Flavobacterium psychrotrophum region CCTCCGGGACAGGCAAAAAAAGCGTCTGGAAGTAAGAGTGCTAAACCTTTTGCTCCCGGCCAAAAGAAAAAAAGCTAAAGTCAGTTCGTGACATTTTCACTAATTTATTTGACAGTTTACCAATGTATAAAGATACAAAGCCCAAGGGCAATCAGAAATGCGGGAATGAAATTTGGCACGACTGAAAATTGACTAACACAGGCTTAATGTAGGACAATTGCACCACCTAAAAGGCATAATTTTATTTATCACTTTTGCATTTATAGTTATTTAGACATATATTCTTAGAAATTTTATTAAACTACCAGTTCTTTAAGGAACTTCCGGTTTATGGGGTATATCCTATATACACCATGTTATCATCTAGGATACAGAAGCGAGGTAGACAGACTGTTTGATCTGCTAAATAAAAAAGGGGCAGCTACCCACTGCTGCCCTTTTAAGAAGTAAAAACCTCTTTTTTCCAAACTCCAAAAAGATTGGAACTACTAACTAACCCAAATTATTATATTACTGTAAGCATTAAAGCTTGTATATCGTCTTCCATCAATGCAGGATTTGCACCTGCCGAGGCTGCAACCAGCGCTCCAACAGCACAGGCATAATCTATTGCATGTTGCGGATCCTGCCCTGTAAGCAGCCCCATAATAAGGGTGGCAAGGAAGGATTCGCCCGCACCCACTGTATCTATTACCTTTACAGGATAGTCGTTATTGCTGTACAGGTTGCCTTCCCACATGAGTACGGCACCATGTTTGCCTTTGGTAACGCACATAGAGCGCGTTTTCGTCTGATTAGCAATAAACTCCTTATTATCTTCCACTAATGTGTATGTAGAACCCATGCCTACAGCTATCTCAAGTAATTCTTCATCATTAAATTTAATGAAACTTGCCGATTTTATTAGGCTCTCTACAATTTCGTGAGTATAATGCGGCGGTCGCAGGTGGGCATCAAATACTTTGTAAATAGTGTTTTTAAGAAGTTCCTCCAGTGAATGCTTTGAATCTTCATCGCGGCACCGCTACTATAGATCACTACAGTTTACTTTGCTCAACAATTACTCGTTCATGGCAAAAGTGACACTCAAATTACTTATTCGATGAATTCATGTCGATTGTGAGGGATTTATCGAACACTAAATACCATCACAATCAAAATAACCAACTTTAAGTTAAAAATATATCATTTTAAACAACAAAATCATTGATTCCTCAATGATTTTTAATTGGTGGAGTGAATGGGAATCGAACACGAATAAGCGCTAATTATATAGATAATCTATTTTAATGTTTTCGGCTAATCCCAAATTTGTAACAATAATACATGCGCATTAGTTAGATTTAAAGTAAAAATCAAATTATTTACTGAAATAATTTTCAAGTTGCTCAAACGCTATAAAAGCAGTAAGTTCGTTCTGACACTGTATCTTAAATCCCCTGAAACACATAAATTCTGATAGGGGGATTTCTGCCAATTGCGCCACGGTGTAAATTTCTGCTCTTGTAAAGAAATTCAGCATCCTTTTGCTGAAGGGAAATTCGCTTTCTGAGAGTTGCATTTGAAGTTTTGAACCTGTTGCTACCATATCTCTAATTGTTAAGATTACAATTGCGTCAGTGTAGCTTTATGTGATAGCCTAAAAAAAATAGGCGCAGACCACTACACTTACCGACACTGAGGCACTGGTATACCCGACTTCGAATAAGCGAGCGCCCACGCCGTAGCATGAGCGTCTCCACTTAGTCTCGAAGTCTTTAAAAATTACCAGTTTTCAGTGACGAGACTTAAAGCAAAAACACTTTAAGATTTTCTATATTTTACACAACGATAGCGAGGTTTACCGTATAATCCAATCGCTTACTTTTGTACTCCTTTAAAATTTGACATGGAGCCTGCTAATTGGCTGCGCCTTTATCAAGTCAGAGTTTTTCAGCTTGAGTACCTGCCCGCGTCCACCATCTTTTTCAACTACTTCAATATGCAGTACCTGTCCGTCAGTCAGCGTAAACACATCCAACAAAAAGATATTTTTTTCGGTCGTATTTCCCATAACCGGTTGCAATGGTTTATACGTGCGTAACGGTGTAAGGGTACGCTCCTGTACCACCGTGCGCTTAGCTACCTTCCGG contains the following coding sequences:
- a CDS encoding carbohydrate kinase family protein, whose translation is MEELLKNTIYKVFDAHLRPPHYTHEIVESLIKSASFIKFNDEELLEIAVGMGSTYTLVEDNKEFIANQTKTRSMCVTKGKHGAVLMWEGNLYSNNDYPVKVIDTVGAGESFLATLIMGLLTGQDPQHAIDYACAVGALVAASAGANPALMEDDIQALMLTVI